Proteins from a genomic interval of Arvicola amphibius chromosome 10, mArvAmp1.2, whole genome shotgun sequence:
- the Clec4g gene encoding C-type lectin domain family 4 member G isoform X1, giving the protein MGLGWRPKFISLSRAGSHHHHGRWWIQQAGKHHRGGPQRAVGTLGVLQTKAFLPGLGFPGGHSAMGSHSEHPIVQGLQRAQGAAQRPGPAKDKRCVRNCKAGSLRPLAVGASEQKMMLSALKEDVGACRNCCSGMKAQLQTTLAEFKNTQTKLMEQESALKELQERVTQSLAKAARDREDIRSELFQALEAVKQQNKSCEQCPTSWLHFQGSCYYFSETQAIWDTAQSYCSVHGAHLVIVKDLDEQSFLSQRTRGRGYWLGLRTVRHLGKIQGYQWVDGVSLTFSHWNSGEPNDSRGREDCVMMLHSGLWNDAPCSNEKDGWICEKRSSC; this is encoded by the exons ATGGGACTAGGGTGGAGACCTAAATTTATATCTCTGTCCAGGGCTGGATCCCACCATCATCATGGACGCTGGTGGATACAGCAAGCTGGGAAGCACCATCGAGGAGGTCCCCAGAG GGCAGTTGGGACGCTGGGAGTACTACAAACAAAGGCTTTCCTTCCTGGTCTTGGCTTTCCTGGTGGCCACAGTGCTATGGGCTCTCATTCTGAGCACCCTATTGTCCAAGG CCTCCAGCGAGCGCAAGGCGCTGCTCAGCGACCAGGACCAGCTAAAGACAAACGGTGCGTGCGGAACTGCAAAGCAGGGAGTCTGCGTCCCCTGGCGGTAGGAG CCTCAGAGCAAAAGATGATGCTGAGTGCCCTGAAAGAAGATGTCGGAGCCTGCAGGAACTGCT GCTCCGGGATGAAAGCGCAGTTGCAAACCACACTCGCTGAGTTTAAGAACACACAGACAAAGCTGATGGAGCAGGAGAGCGCCCTCAAAGAGCTGCAAGAGCGTG TGACTCAGAGTTTGGCTAAAGCAGCCAGAGATCGTGAAGACATCCGCAGTGAGCTGTTCCAGGCACTGGAGGCTGTCAAGCAACAAAATA AATCCTGTGAGCAGTGCCCCACATCATGGCTACACTTCCAAGGATCCTGCTACTATTTCTCAGAGACTCAGGCTATATGGGACACAGCGCAGAGCTACTGCTCAGTCCACGGTGCCCACTTGGTGATTGTCAAAGACCTGGATGAGCAG AGCTTCCTGAGTCAGCGCACGCGGGGCCGAGGCTATTGGTTGGGTCTGAGGACAGTTCGCCACCTCGGCAAGATTCAAGGCTACCAGTGGGTAGATGGAGTCTCACTCACCTTCAG TCACTGGAACTCTGGAGAGCCCAACGATTCCAGAGGACGTGAGGACTGTGTCATGATGCTACACTCGGGGCTGTGGAATGATGCACCATGTAGCAATGAGAAGGACGGCTGGATCTGCGAGAAGAGGAGCAGCTGCTGA
- the Clec4g gene encoding C-type lectin domain family 4 member G isoform X2 produces the protein MPPGREGTNLFPLWRTRWHPERHAVFLDCSSVDTKHGSSHTLGKRKVPNFCLLLCSLQRAQGAAQRPGPAKDKRCVRNCKAGSLRPLAVGASEQKMMLSALKEDVGACRNCCSGMKAQLQTTLAEFKNTQTKLMEQESALKELQERVTQSLAKAARDREDIRSELFQALEAVKQQNKSCEQCPTSWLHFQGSCYYFSETQAIWDTAQSYCSVHGAHLVIVKDLDEQSFLSQRTRGRGYWLGLRTVRHLGKIQGYQWVDGVSLTFSHWNSGEPNDSRGREDCVMMLHSGLWNDAPCSNEKDGWICEKRSSC, from the exons ATGCCACCTGGCAGGGAAGGCACAAACTTGTTCCCTCTGTGGCGCACCAGATGGCATCCTGAACGTCA TGCTGTATTCCTGGACTGCTCCTCCGTGGATACCAAACACGGGTCCTCACACACTCTAGGAAAGCGGAAGGTTCCCAActtctgcttgcttctctgcAGCCTCCAGCGAGCGCAAGGCGCTGCTCAGCGACCAGGACCAGCTAAAGACAAACGGTGCGTGCGGAACTGCAAAGCAGGGAGTCTGCGTCCCCTGGCGGTAGGAG CCTCAGAGCAAAAGATGATGCTGAGTGCCCTGAAAGAAGATGTCGGAGCCTGCAGGAACTGCT GCTCCGGGATGAAAGCGCAGTTGCAAACCACACTCGCTGAGTTTAAGAACACACAGACAAAGCTGATGGAGCAGGAGAGCGCCCTCAAAGAGCTGCAAGAGCGTG TGACTCAGAGTTTGGCTAAAGCAGCCAGAGATCGTGAAGACATCCGCAGTGAGCTGTTCCAGGCACTGGAGGCTGTCAAGCAACAAAATA AATCCTGTGAGCAGTGCCCCACATCATGGCTACACTTCCAAGGATCCTGCTACTATTTCTCAGAGACTCAGGCTATATGGGACACAGCGCAGAGCTACTGCTCAGTCCACGGTGCCCACTTGGTGATTGTCAAAGACCTGGATGAGCAG AGCTTCCTGAGTCAGCGCACGCGGGGCCGAGGCTATTGGTTGGGTCTGAGGACAGTTCGCCACCTCGGCAAGATTCAAGGCTACCAGTGGGTAGATGGAGTCTCACTCACCTTCAG TCACTGGAACTCTGGAGAGCCCAACGATTCCAGAGGACGTGAGGACTGTGTCATGATGCTACACTCGGGGCTGTGGAATGATGCACCATGTAGCAATGAGAAGGACGGCTGGATCTGCGAGAAGAGGAGCAGCTGCTGA
- the Clec4g gene encoding C-type lectin domain family 4 member G isoform X5, producing MPPGREGTNLFPLWRTRWHPERHLQRAQGAAQRPGPAKDKRCVRNCKAGSLRPLAVGASEQKMMLSALKEDVGACRNCCSGMKAQLQTTLAEFKNTQTKLMEQESALKELQERVTQSLAKAARDREDIRSELFQALEAVKQQNKSCEQCPTSWLHFQGSCYYFSETQAIWDTAQSYCSVHGAHLVIVKDLDEQSFLSQRTRGRGYWLGLRTVRHLGKIQGYQWVDGVSLTFSHWNSGEPNDSRGREDCVMMLHSGLWNDAPCSNEKDGWICEKRSSC from the exons ATGCCACCTGGCAGGGAAGGCACAAACTTGTTCCCTCTGTGGCGCACCAGATGGCATCCTGAACGTCA CCTCCAGCGAGCGCAAGGCGCTGCTCAGCGACCAGGACCAGCTAAAGACAAACGGTGCGTGCGGAACTGCAAAGCAGGGAGTCTGCGTCCCCTGGCGGTAGGAG CCTCAGAGCAAAAGATGATGCTGAGTGCCCTGAAAGAAGATGTCGGAGCCTGCAGGAACTGCT GCTCCGGGATGAAAGCGCAGTTGCAAACCACACTCGCTGAGTTTAAGAACACACAGACAAAGCTGATGGAGCAGGAGAGCGCCCTCAAAGAGCTGCAAGAGCGTG TGACTCAGAGTTTGGCTAAAGCAGCCAGAGATCGTGAAGACATCCGCAGTGAGCTGTTCCAGGCACTGGAGGCTGTCAAGCAACAAAATA AATCCTGTGAGCAGTGCCCCACATCATGGCTACACTTCCAAGGATCCTGCTACTATTTCTCAGAGACTCAGGCTATATGGGACACAGCGCAGAGCTACTGCTCAGTCCACGGTGCCCACTTGGTGATTGTCAAAGACCTGGATGAGCAG AGCTTCCTGAGTCAGCGCACGCGGGGCCGAGGCTATTGGTTGGGTCTGAGGACAGTTCGCCACCTCGGCAAGATTCAAGGCTACCAGTGGGTAGATGGAGTCTCACTCACCTTCAG TCACTGGAACTCTGGAGAGCCCAACGATTCCAGAGGACGTGAGGACTGTGTCATGATGCTACACTCGGGGCTGTGGAATGATGCACCATGTAGCAATGAGAAGGACGGCTGGATCTGCGAGAAGAGGAGCAGCTGCTGA
- the Clec4g gene encoding C-type lectin domain family 4 member G isoform X7 has protein sequence MDAGGYSKLGSTIEEVPRASSERKALLSDQDQLKTNASEQKMMLSALKEDVGACRNCCSGMKAQLQTTLAEFKNTQTKLMEQESALKELQERVTQSLAKAARDREDIRSELFQALEAVKQQNKSCEQCPTSWLHFQGSCYYFSETQAIWDTAQSYCSVHGAHLVIVKDLDEQSFLSQRTRGRGYWLGLRTVRHLGKIQGYQWVDGVSLTFSHWNSGEPNDSRGREDCVMMLHSGLWNDAPCSNEKDGWICEKRSSC, from the exons ATGGACGCTGGTGGATACAGCAAGCTGGGAAGCACCATCGAGGAGGTCCCCAGAG CCTCCAGCGAGCGCAAGGCGCTGCTCAGCGACCAGGACCAGCTAAAGACAAACG CCTCAGAGCAAAAGATGATGCTGAGTGCCCTGAAAGAAGATGTCGGAGCCTGCAGGAACTGCT GCTCCGGGATGAAAGCGCAGTTGCAAACCACACTCGCTGAGTTTAAGAACACACAGACAAAGCTGATGGAGCAGGAGAGCGCCCTCAAAGAGCTGCAAGAGCGTG TGACTCAGAGTTTGGCTAAAGCAGCCAGAGATCGTGAAGACATCCGCAGTGAGCTGTTCCAGGCACTGGAGGCTGTCAAGCAACAAAATA AATCCTGTGAGCAGTGCCCCACATCATGGCTACACTTCCAAGGATCCTGCTACTATTTCTCAGAGACTCAGGCTATATGGGACACAGCGCAGAGCTACTGCTCAGTCCACGGTGCCCACTTGGTGATTGTCAAAGACCTGGATGAGCAG AGCTTCCTGAGTCAGCGCACGCGGGGCCGAGGCTATTGGTTGGGTCTGAGGACAGTTCGCCACCTCGGCAAGATTCAAGGCTACCAGTGGGTAGATGGAGTCTCACTCACCTTCAG TCACTGGAACTCTGGAGAGCCCAACGATTCCAGAGGACGTGAGGACTGTGTCATGATGCTACACTCGGGGCTGTGGAATGATGCACCATGTAGCAATGAGAAGGACGGCTGGATCTGCGAGAAGAGGAGCAGCTGCTGA
- the Clec4g gene encoding C-type lectin domain family 4 member G isoform X4, which translates to MDAGGYSKLGSTIEEVPRGQLGRWEYYKQRLSFLVLAFLVATVLWALILSTLLSKASSERKALLSDQDQLKTNASEQKMMLSALKEDVGACRNCCSGMKAQLQTTLAEFKNTQTKLMEQESALKELQERVTQSLAKAARDREDIRSELFQALEAVKQQNKSCEQCPTSWLHFQGSCYYFSETQAIWDTAQSYCSVHGAHLVIVKDLDEQSFLSQRTRGRGYWLGLRTVRHLGKIQGYQWVDGVSLTFSHWNSGEPNDSRGREDCVMMLHSGLWNDAPCSNEKDGWICEKRSSC; encoded by the exons ATGGACGCTGGTGGATACAGCAAGCTGGGAAGCACCATCGAGGAGGTCCCCAGAG GGCAGTTGGGACGCTGGGAGTACTACAAACAAAGGCTTTCCTTCCTGGTCTTGGCTTTCCTGGTGGCCACAGTGCTATGGGCTCTCATTCTGAGCACCCTATTGTCCAAGG CCTCCAGCGAGCGCAAGGCGCTGCTCAGCGACCAGGACCAGCTAAAGACAAACG CCTCAGAGCAAAAGATGATGCTGAGTGCCCTGAAAGAAGATGTCGGAGCCTGCAGGAACTGCT GCTCCGGGATGAAAGCGCAGTTGCAAACCACACTCGCTGAGTTTAAGAACACACAGACAAAGCTGATGGAGCAGGAGAGCGCCCTCAAAGAGCTGCAAGAGCGTG TGACTCAGAGTTTGGCTAAAGCAGCCAGAGATCGTGAAGACATCCGCAGTGAGCTGTTCCAGGCACTGGAGGCTGTCAAGCAACAAAATA AATCCTGTGAGCAGTGCCCCACATCATGGCTACACTTCCAAGGATCCTGCTACTATTTCTCAGAGACTCAGGCTATATGGGACACAGCGCAGAGCTACTGCTCAGTCCACGGTGCCCACTTGGTGATTGTCAAAGACCTGGATGAGCAG AGCTTCCTGAGTCAGCGCACGCGGGGCCGAGGCTATTGGTTGGGTCTGAGGACAGTTCGCCACCTCGGCAAGATTCAAGGCTACCAGTGGGTAGATGGAGTCTCACTCACCTTCAG TCACTGGAACTCTGGAGAGCCCAACGATTCCAGAGGACGTGAGGACTGTGTCATGATGCTACACTCGGGGCTGTGGAATGATGCACCATGTAGCAATGAGAAGGACGGCTGGATCTGCGAGAAGAGGAGCAGCTGCTGA
- the Clec4g gene encoding C-type lectin domain family 4 member G isoform X6 has protein sequence MDAGGYSKLGSTIEEVPRGQLGRWEYYKQRLSFLVLAFLVATVLWALILSTLLSKASSERKALLSDQDQLKTNASEQKMMLSALKEDVGACRNCLTQSLAKAARDREDIRSELFQALEAVKQQNKSCEQCPTSWLHFQGSCYYFSETQAIWDTAQSYCSVHGAHLVIVKDLDEQSFLSQRTRGRGYWLGLRTVRHLGKIQGYQWVDGVSLTFSHWNSGEPNDSRGREDCVMMLHSGLWNDAPCSNEKDGWICEKRSSC, from the exons ATGGACGCTGGTGGATACAGCAAGCTGGGAAGCACCATCGAGGAGGTCCCCAGAG GGCAGTTGGGACGCTGGGAGTACTACAAACAAAGGCTTTCCTTCCTGGTCTTGGCTTTCCTGGTGGCCACAGTGCTATGGGCTCTCATTCTGAGCACCCTATTGTCCAAGG CCTCCAGCGAGCGCAAGGCGCTGCTCAGCGACCAGGACCAGCTAAAGACAAACG CCTCAGAGCAAAAGATGATGCTGAGTGCCCTGAAAGAAGATGTCGGAGCCTGCAGGAACTGCT TGACTCAGAGTTTGGCTAAAGCAGCCAGAGATCGTGAAGACATCCGCAGTGAGCTGTTCCAGGCACTGGAGGCTGTCAAGCAACAAAATA AATCCTGTGAGCAGTGCCCCACATCATGGCTACACTTCCAAGGATCCTGCTACTATTTCTCAGAGACTCAGGCTATATGGGACACAGCGCAGAGCTACTGCTCAGTCCACGGTGCCCACTTGGTGATTGTCAAAGACCTGGATGAGCAG AGCTTCCTGAGTCAGCGCACGCGGGGCCGAGGCTATTGGTTGGGTCTGAGGACAGTTCGCCACCTCGGCAAGATTCAAGGCTACCAGTGGGTAGATGGAGTCTCACTCACCTTCAG TCACTGGAACTCTGGAGAGCCCAACGATTCCAGAGGACGTGAGGACTGTGTCATGATGCTACACTCGGGGCTGTGGAATGATGCACCATGTAGCAATGAGAAGGACGGCTGGATCTGCGAGAAGAGGAGCAGCTGCTGA
- the Clec4g gene encoding C-type lectin domain family 4 member G isoform X3, producing MGLGWRPKFISLSRAGSHHHHGRWWIQQAGKHHRGGPQRAVGTLGVLQTKAFLPGLGFPGGHSAMGSHSEHPIVQGLQRAQGAAQRPGPAKDKRCVRNCKAGSLRPLAVGASEQKMMLSALKEDVGACRNCLTQSLAKAARDREDIRSELFQALEAVKQQNKSCEQCPTSWLHFQGSCYYFSETQAIWDTAQSYCSVHGAHLVIVKDLDEQSFLSQRTRGRGYWLGLRTVRHLGKIQGYQWVDGVSLTFSHWNSGEPNDSRGREDCVMMLHSGLWNDAPCSNEKDGWICEKRSSC from the exons ATGGGACTAGGGTGGAGACCTAAATTTATATCTCTGTCCAGGGCTGGATCCCACCATCATCATGGACGCTGGTGGATACAGCAAGCTGGGAAGCACCATCGAGGAGGTCCCCAGAG GGCAGTTGGGACGCTGGGAGTACTACAAACAAAGGCTTTCCTTCCTGGTCTTGGCTTTCCTGGTGGCCACAGTGCTATGGGCTCTCATTCTGAGCACCCTATTGTCCAAGG CCTCCAGCGAGCGCAAGGCGCTGCTCAGCGACCAGGACCAGCTAAAGACAAACGGTGCGTGCGGAACTGCAAAGCAGGGAGTCTGCGTCCCCTGGCGGTAGGAG CCTCAGAGCAAAAGATGATGCTGAGTGCCCTGAAAGAAGATGTCGGAGCCTGCAGGAACTGCT TGACTCAGAGTTTGGCTAAAGCAGCCAGAGATCGTGAAGACATCCGCAGTGAGCTGTTCCAGGCACTGGAGGCTGTCAAGCAACAAAATA AATCCTGTGAGCAGTGCCCCACATCATGGCTACACTTCCAAGGATCCTGCTACTATTTCTCAGAGACTCAGGCTATATGGGACACAGCGCAGAGCTACTGCTCAGTCCACGGTGCCCACTTGGTGATTGTCAAAGACCTGGATGAGCAG AGCTTCCTGAGTCAGCGCACGCGGGGCCGAGGCTATTGGTTGGGTCTGAGGACAGTTCGCCACCTCGGCAAGATTCAAGGCTACCAGTGGGTAGATGGAGTCTCACTCACCTTCAG TCACTGGAACTCTGGAGAGCCCAACGATTCCAGAGGACGTGAGGACTGTGTCATGATGCTACACTCGGGGCTGTGGAATGATGCACCATGTAGCAATGAGAAGGACGGCTGGATCTGCGAGAAGAGGAGCAGCTGCTGA
- the Fcer2 gene encoding low affinity immunoglobulin epsilon Fc receptor codes for MSSQNQGKEEPGACVGDIKTELGELEYQGEACRVCYLGTGLPYGARIGIWCLVTRQGAQDLGQTQEYLGPEDQEPTAYWEPSHKRSCCARRGTQLMLVGLLSTAMWAAVLTLLLLWHWETEKNLKLLGAAAVQNVSHVSKDLQRYQSNQLAQKSQAAQMSQSMQELQTEQKQMKTQDSELSQNLNRLQEDLTNIKSQNSELSQNLNRLLEDLINIKSQSLNEKRTASDSLEKLQEEVAKLRIEMLISKGVACSTCPKNWLHFQQKCYYFGSGSKRWIQARFTCSDLKGRLVSIHSQEEQDFLMKHTNKKDSWIGLRDLNVEGEFIWMDGSPVSYSNWSPGEPNNTGQGEDCVMMRGSGQWNDAFCHSFLEAWVCEQRATCEDSAPLASESPTGPTTPKAEP; via the exons ATGAGTTCTCAAAACCAGGGTAAGGAAGAGCCGGGGGCCTGCGTGGGGGACATCAAGACAGAGTTGGGGGAACTCGAGTATCAGGGTGAAGCCTGCAGAGTGTGCTATCTGGGGACTGGACTTCCATATGGGGCAAGAATTGGGATATGGTGTCTTGTAACTAGGCAAGGGGCTCAGGATTTGGGACAAACACAAGAGTATTTAGGACCTGAGGATCAAG AACCAACAGCATACTGGGAGCCTTCTCACAAGCGTTCCTGCTGTGCAAGACGGGGGACACAGCTCATGCTGGTGGGGTTGCTGAGTACAGCAATGTGGGCGGCCGTGCTGaccctgcttcttctgtggc ACTGGGAAACGGAGAAGAATCTGAAACTGCTGGGAGCTGCCGCCGTACAGAATG TCTCTCATGTTTCCAAGGACTTACAAAGATACCAGAGTAATCAGTTGGCCCAGAAATCCCAGG CTGCTCAGATGTCACAAAGCATGCAGGAGCTCCAAACAGAACAGAAGCAAATGAAAACTCAGG ATTCTGAACTCTCCCAGAACCTGAACAGACTCCAGGAGGATCTAACCAATATCAAATCCCAGA ACTCTGAACTCTCCCAGAACCTGAACAGACTCCTAGAGGATCTAATCAACATCAAATCCCAGA GCTTGAATGAGAAGCGCACAGCCTCAGATTCTCTGGAGAAACTCCAGGAAGAGGTGGCAAAGCTGAGGATAGAGATGCTAATATCAAAGG GAGTTGCATGCAGCACGTGTCCCAAAAACTGGCTCCATTTCCAACAGAAGTGCTACTATTTTGGCAGTGGCTCCAAGCGATGGATCCAGGCCCGATTCACCTGCAGTGACCTAAAAGGGCGGCTAGTCAGCATTCACAGCCAGGAGGAGCAG GACTTCCTGATGAAACACACCAACAAGAAGGATTCCTGGATTGGCCTCCGGGATCTCAATGTGGAGGGAGAGTtcatatggatggatggaagcCCTGTGAGCTACAG CAACTGGAGTCCCGGGGAGCCCAACAACACAGGGCAGGGTGAAGACTGCGTAATGATGCGGGGATCCGGCCAGTGGAACGATGCCTTCTGTCACAGCTTCCTGGAAGCCTGGGTGTGTGAGCAGCGGGCCACATGCGAGGATTCTGCCCCTTTAGCATCTGAGAGTCCAACAGGACCCACTACTCCAAAAGCCGAACCCTGA